In Serratia liquefaciens ATCC 27592, the genomic stretch CCGCGACGGCAAGCTGACCGGCGAGGTGCTGGGACCGGTGGTGGACGCGCAGTTCAAAGCCGATACGCTGGTAGCGCTGGCGGAAAAACTGGGTATTCCACCGCAGCAAACTGTCGCCATCGGCGACGGCGCCAACGATTTGAAAATGATGCAGGTTGCCGGGTTGGGCATTGCCTATCACGCCAAACCGAAAGTGTATGAGAAGGCGCAGGTGTCGATTCGCCATGCCGATCTTATGGGCGTGCTGTGCGTGTTGACCGGCAGCCTGAAACACGAAGTACGCTAAAGTAGGCCCCTGACCCGGCGATGACGCCCGTCAGCGGCAATGTGGTAATAAAGCAGAGGTAATACGTGGCAAAAGCAGCAAAACGGGCGTTTGTATGTAATGAGTGCGGCGCAGATTATCCGCGCTGGCAGGGGCAGTGCAGCGCTTGCCACGCCTGGAACAGCATTACAGAAGTGCGTCTGGCTGCCGTGTCTTCCTCTTCTCGCAACGAGCGTCTGAGCGGCTACGCCGGCGATGCCGGTATCAGCAAGGTACAAAAGCTGTCGGACATCAGCCTGGAAGAGCTGCCGCGTTTTTCCACCGGTTTCCTGGAGTTTGATCGCGTGCTGGGCGGCGGGGTGGTTCCGGGCAGTGCGATCCTGATCGGCGGTAACCCCGGCGCAGGTAAAAGTACCTTGCTGCTGCAGGTGCTGTGCAAACTGTCCGAGCAGATGAAAACCCTGTACGTCACCGGTGAGGAGTCACTGCAGCAGGTCGCGATGCGCGCCCATCGTCTCGGCTTGCCAACCGGCGGCCTGAATATGCTGTCGGAAACCAGCATCGAACAGATCTGCCTGATCGCCGAGCAGGAACAGCCGAAGCTGATGGTGATCGACTCCATTCAGGTGATGCACATGGCGGATATTCAATCTTCGCCGGGTAGCGTTGCGCAGGTACGTGAAACGGCGGCTTATCTGACGCGTTTCGCCAAGACGCGCGGCGTGGCGATTGTCATGGTCGGTCACGTCACCAAAGACGGTTCCCTGGCCGGGCCGAAAGTATTGGAACACTGCATCGACTGTTCGGTGCTGCTGGACGGCGACGCCGATTCACGTTTTCGTACCCTGCGCAGCCATAAAAACCGCTTTGGTGCGGTGAATGAGCTGGGCGTGTTCGCCATGACCGAGCAGGGCCTGCGTGAGGTCAGCAACCCGTCTGCCATCTTCCTCAGCCGTGGCGATGAGGTCACCTCCGGCAGTTCGGTGATGGTGGTTTGGGAAGGTACGCGGCCGTTGCTGGTGGAAATTCAGGCGCTGGTGGATCATTCCATGATGTCTAACCCGCGGCGAGTGGCGGTCGGCCTGGAGCAAAACCGATTGGCGATCCTGTTGGCGGTGCTGCATCGGCATGGCGGATTGCAGATGTCCGATCAGGACGTGTTCGTTAACGTGGTCGGTGGGGTGAAGGTCAGTGAAACCAGCGCCGATTTGGCGTTGCTGATGTCGTTGGTGTCCAGCCTGCGTGACCGCCCATTGCCGAACGATTTGGTGGTGTTTGGCGAAGTGGGGCTGGCGGGGGAGATCCGTCCGGTACCGAGCGGTCAGGAACGGATTTCCGAAGCGGCGAAACACGGCTTCAAGCGTGCCATCGTGCCGCACGCTAACGTGCCGAAAAAACCGCCGGCCAATATGCAGGTGTTTGGCGTGAAGAAACTGGCGGATGCGCTGGACGTGTTGGAACAGTTTTATTAATTGCCACGCGGTACGCAGATTATGCTATTTTGTTTAGCATACTAAACGGAGGGGCTATGCGGCAATTCGATTACCTGAAGGCGTCGATTAAGCAAAAGAACTGCACTCTGCAGCAGGTGGCGGATGCCAGTGGCATGACCAAAGGCTATCTTAGCCAGCTGTTAAACGACAAAATCAAAAGCCCTAGCGCCCAGAAGCTGGAGGCGCTGCACCGTTACCTCGGGCTTGAGTTCCCACGCCGTGAGAAAAAGGTCGGCGTGGTGTTTGGTAAATTTTACCCTCTGCACACCGGTCATATTTACCTGATCCAGCGAGCCTGTAGCCAGGTGGATGAGTTGCACGTGATCCTGTGTCACGATGAACCGCGCGATCGGGAGCTGTTCGACAACAGCTCGATGTCGCAACAGCCGACGGTCAGCGATCGTCTGCGCTGGCTGCTGCAAACCTTCAAGTATCAGAAAAACATTCATATTCACTCGTTTGACGAACAGGGTATCGAGCCCTATCCGCACGGCTGGAACGTGTGGAGTGACGGGGTGAAAGCTTTTCTGGAGCAAAAGGCCATAGTGCCGAGCTTTATCTATTCCAGTGAAGCACAGGATGCTCCGCGCTATCGCGAACATCTGGGCATTGAAACCATTCTGATCGATCCCGAACGTTCATTTATGAACATCAGCGGCCGCCAAATCCGCCAGGATCCGTTCCGCTATTGGGACTATATCCCGACCGAAGTGAAGCCGTTTTTTGTACGCACCGTAGCTATCCTCGGCGGCGAGTCGAGCGGGAAATCGACCCTGGTCAATAAGCTGGCGAACATCTTCAACACCACCAGCGCCTGGGAATATGGCCGCGACTACGTGTTCTCGCACCTCGGCGGGGATGAGATGGCGCTACAGTATTCCGACTATGACAAAATCGCCCTGGGCCAGGCGCAGTACGTTGATTTTGCGGTGAAATATGCCAATAAAGTGGCGTTTATCGATACCGACTTCGTGACCACTCAGGCGTTCTGCAAAAAGTACGAAGGACGCGAGCACCCCTTTGTACAGGCGTTGATCGACGAGTACCGCTTTGATCTGGTGATCCTGTTGGAGAACAACACCCCATGGGTGGCGGATGGGTTGCGCAGCCTGGGCAATCCGAACGATCGCAAGGCATTTCAGTATTTGCTGGAAGAGATGCTGCGGGCCAACAACATTGAATACGTACACGTAGAGTCCAGCGATTACGACGAGCGTTTCCTGCGCTGTGTAGAACTGGTCAAACAGCTGTTGGCGGCCGATGCCAGCCGCCTGGTTGGCGTTGCAGTCTAAGCCTGCGGGGCGCAGGCTGCGCCCCGTCGGTCATCAGTAAACAATCACCAGTTTTCCCTGCATATGTCCGTCGAGCAGTTTTTGATGCGCGGCGGTCAGCGTCGGCACCGTTAGCCCGTGCATCGTTTCGCTCAGGGTGGTGCTCAGCTTCCCTTCATCCAGCAGTTGCGCCACTTGCTTGAGGATCTCGCCCTGCTGAGCGATATCCGGCGTGTTGAACATACTGCGGGTAAACATCAATTCCCAGTGCAGCGCGGCGCTTTTCAGCTTCAGTGCGCTCTGGTCCAACGGCTGGGCGTTTTCCACGATGGTGCAGATATGGCCCATCGGCGCGATCAGATCGGAGATGGCTTGCCAGTGGCCGTCGGTATCGTTCAGGCACAGAATATAATCCACGTTCTCAATGCCCTGTTGCGCTAGGTTAACTTTCAGATCGCGGTAGTCCACCACCAGATCGGCACCCCGTTCCAGACACCAGGCCGCCGACTCGGGACGAGAGGCGGTCGCAATCACCTTCACCTGGCTGCGCTGTGCCGCAAACGGGATCGCCAGCGAACCAACACCACCGGCGCCGCCAATGATCAACAGAGTTTTCCCCGGAGCCGCATCCTGAATTTTCAGATGTTCGAACAGTGCTTCCCAGGCAGTCAGGGCAGTCAGCGGCATGGCGGCAGACTCGGCCCAGTTCAGGCTGCGAGGCTTGTGGGCAGTAATACGTGAATCGATCAATTGTAGGGTGCTGTTGCTGCCCGGGCGAGTGATATCACCGGCGTACCAAACCTCATCGCCGGGTTTGAAGCCGCTGACGCTGCTGCCCACTTCAACCACGACGCCGCTGGCGTCCCAACCGAGAATGCGTGGCTGCTGCAGGCCGCTTTTTTGCAGGCCGGCATGGACCTTGGTATCCACCGGGTTGACCGACACCGCTTTCACTTCCACCAACAGATCGTACTGACCCGGCGTGGGTTTTTCCGGGATGATCTCTATGAAGGCGGCGGGGTTTTTCGGGTCTACGGCAATGGCTTTAATCGGCATGACTGTGCTCCTTTCGAATGAATAACCTCAGTGTAGACCTCTTGAGAGGGAGTGATAAGATGGACAATAACTAACTAAGTGTTCGTATGAGGTGAACAATGAGGTTTAAGCAGCTGCAGGATATGGCGCTGTTTGCACTGGTGGCCGAGTGCGGCAGTTTTACCGCCGCCGCCAAACGCGCCGCTTTGCCGAAGTCCAGCGTCAGCCAGCGCATCAGCCAGTTGGAACAGACGTTGGGCCTGCGCTTGCTGAACCGTACCACCCGCCAGCTCAACCTGACCTTTGCCGGCGAACGCTATCTGGAACACTGCCAGGAGATGCTGAATGCTGCCGAACGCGCCGATTTTGCGCTGCAACGGCTGCGTGACAACCCGAGTGGTCGGTTGCGCATCTCAACCCCTGCCGGGCTGGGGGCGACGTTGCTGGCGCGGCTGGCGGCGGATTTTCAGCGCCAATACCCGGACGTGTCACTGGAGGTGTCGGTATCCGATGCGATGGTGGATATGGTGCAGGACGGATTTGACGCCGCATTACGCACCGGCAAACCGCAGGACTCCTCGCTGATTGGCCGGCGTTTGGGGCATGCGCCGCGCTATTTGCTGGCATCGTCGGCATATCTGGCGCAGTACCCGCCGATCCTGCATCCGCAACAGTTGCAGCAGCACCGCTGCATCGCGCATCGTTCCTGGCCCGCATGGAATCTGCGCCGGGGCGATGAGTATTTTCGCTGGCAACTGCCGACGCTGCATATCACCGATAATCTGCTGTACGCGCGCGAATGTGCGATTTACGGCGCGGGTATTACTTTGTTGCCGGCATTTCTCAGCCGCGAGGTAGTGGCGCAAAAACAGCTGGTGGAGGTGTTGCCGGAATGGCAGGCGGAAGGCAATGAACTCTATCTGGTTTATCCCAGTCGCAAGCTCAATTCCCCGGCGCTGGCCTGTTTTATTGACGTGGTGTTGCAACACCCGGTATTTGACGATTATGCCCGCGAGCTGGCGCGGGAATAAAAAAAGGCGCCGCATGCGGCGCCTTTCGGATTACTTGGCGATTCTCTTGTACTTGATACGATGCGGCTCAAGCGCTTCGGCGCCCAGCGTACGTTTCTTGTACTCTTCGTATTCGGTGAAGTTACCTTCGAAGAACTCGACGTTACCTTCATCCTGGTAATCCAGAATGTGGGTAGCAATACGGTCGAGGAACCAACGGTCGTGCGAGATAACCATCGCGCAGCCCGGGAACTCCAACAGGGCGTTTTCCAGCGCGCGCAGGGTTTCAATATCCAGGTCGTTGGTCGGTTCGTCGAGCAGCAGTACGTTGCCGCCAACCTGCAGCAGCTTGGCCAGGTGCAGACGACCGCGCTCACCGCCGGACAGTTCGCCCACGCGCTTGCCCTGATCGACGCCTTTGAAGTTAAAGCGACCGACGTAAGCACGGCTTGGCATTTCGGTGTTGCCGATACGCATGATGTCCTGGCCGCCGGAGACTTCTTCCCAAACGGTTTTTGAATTGTCCATGCTGTCACGGAACTGATCGACCGAGGCCAGCTTGACGGTGTCGCCCAGCACGATGCTGCCGGAATCAGGCTGTTCCTGACCGGACATCATGCGGAACAGCGTGGATTTACCGGCGCCGTTCGGGCCGATAATGCCGACAATCGCGCCTTTCGGCACGGCGAAGGAGAGATCGTCAATCAGCACGCGGTCGCCGTAGGACTTACGCAGGTTGCTGACTTCAACCACTTTATCGCCCAGGCGTGCGCCAGGTGGAATAAAGAGTTCGTTGGTTTCGTTACGCTTTTGGTATTCGGTGCTGTTCAGCTCTTCAAAGCGGGCCAAACGCGCCTTGCCTTTGGACTGACGGCCTTTAGCGCCCTGACGAACCCACTCCAGTTCTTTCTCGATGGATTTGCGGCGTGCGGCTTCGGAAGAGGCTTCCTGCGCCAGACGTGCGTCTTTCTGCTCCAGCCAGGAAGAGTAGTTGCCTTCCCACGGGATGCCTTCGCCGCGGTCCAGCTCGAGGATCCAGCCGGCCACGTTGTCGAGGAAGTAACGGTCGTGGGTGATCGCCACAACGGTCCCTTCGAAGTCGTGCAGGAAGCGTTCCAGCCAGGCCACGGATTCCGCATCCAGGTGGTTGGTCGGTTCGTCCAGCAGCAGCATGTCCGGTTTTTCCAGCAGCAGGCGGCACAGCGCGACACGGCGACGTTCACCACCGGACAGGTTGGCGATTTTTGCGTCCCATTCCGGCAGGCGCAACGCATCGGCGGCGCGCTCAAGCTGGGTATTCAGGTTGTGGCCATCATGGGCCTGAATGATTTCTTCCAGACGGCCCTGTTCAGCGGCCAGCTTGTCGAAGTCCGCGCCTTCTTCAGCGTACAGCGCGTACACTTCATCAAGACGTTTCAGGGCACCGACCACTTCCGCCAGCGCTTCTTCGACCGACTCGCGGACGGTGTGCTCCAGATTCAGCTGCGGCTCCTGAGGCAGGTAGCCGATTTTGATCCCTTGCTGCGGGCGAGCTTCACCTTCGATATCGGTGTCGATGCCGGCCATGATGCGCAACAGAGTGGATTTACCCGAGCCGTTCAGACCCAGCACGCCGATTTTGGCGCCAGGGAAGAAGCTCAGTGAGATGTTTTTCAGAATATGACGCTTCGGCGGAACCACTTTGCCGACGCGGTGCATGGTATAGACGTATTGAGCCACGGTGCTCTAGCCTCTCTATATCAGTTTTTATAGGATGTCTGGCTGCGGAGTGTAGCCCGTTTCGAAAGCGGATCCCAGACATCACTCAGCGATCGCTAAGTATAACCGGTTATGCGCCCGTGAAGGCGCATATTGGTCGCTTAAGGAGTGACGACGATCGCGACGCGGCGGTTTTCCGCCCGGCCGCTGGAGGTGCGGTTATCGGCGACCGGGTCGCGTTTACCCATGCCGCGAGTTTCGATGTTAGCGCGTGGGATGCCTACGCTGGCCAGCAGGTCGGCCACCGCATTGGCGCGGCGCAGCGAGAGCTGGTCGTTATAGCTGTCTTCACCGTAATTATCCGTGTGACCGTCCAGACGGAATTTGGTGATGCCGACGCTCATCAGTGCACGGCCCATTTTCTGTACCGTGTCGGTGCTTTCCGGGTTCAGCTTGCCCACGTTGTTGCCGAACAGCACCTTGTCGGACAGGCCAAATTCCCAGCCGTTATCCGTCAGTTTGAACCCTTGCGACTGCAACAGTGCAATCTGCTCGGGCGTCAGGCCCTGCGGCTTGCTCTGACAGCCGGCGAGCGCCAGCAGGGCGATAAACATCATCGTCAGCAGTGAAAAACGGTTTTTTAGTGTTTGCTGTATCATAATCAAATCCCTAGTTTAATTTTATAGCCGGGGCTTTATTTCTGTATTGCCAGCCGCCAGCCTCCGTTATAACGATGCTTGGCCTGGTACATCGCATCGTC encodes the following:
- a CDS encoding LysR family transcriptional regulator, whose product is MRFKQLQDMALFALVAECGSFTAAAKRAALPKSSVSQRISQLEQTLGLRLLNRTTRQLNLTFAGERYLEHCQEMLNAAERADFALQRLRDNPSGRLRISTPAGLGATLLARLAADFQRQYPDVSLEVSVSDAMVDMVQDGFDAALRTGKPQDSSLIGRRLGHAPRYLLASSAYLAQYPPILHPQQLQQHRCIAHRSWPAWNLRRGDEYFRWQLPTLHITDNLLYARECAIYGAGITLLPAFLSREVVAQKQLVEVLPEWQAEGNELYLVYPSRKLNSPALACFIDVVLQHPVFDDYARELARE
- the ettA gene encoding energy-dependent translational throttle protein EttA, with the protein product MAQYVYTMHRVGKVVPPKRHILKNISLSFFPGAKIGVLGLNGSGKSTLLRIMAGIDTDIEGEARPQQGIKIGYLPQEPQLNLEHTVRESVEEALAEVVGALKRLDEVYALYAEEGADFDKLAAEQGRLEEIIQAHDGHNLNTQLERAADALRLPEWDAKIANLSGGERRRVALCRLLLEKPDMLLLDEPTNHLDAESVAWLERFLHDFEGTVVAITHDRYFLDNVAGWILELDRGEGIPWEGNYSSWLEQKDARLAQEASSEAARRKSIEKELEWVRQGAKGRQSKGKARLARFEELNSTEYQKRNETNELFIPPGARLGDKVVEVSNLRKSYGDRVLIDDLSFAVPKGAIVGIIGPNGAGKSTLFRMMSGQEQPDSGSIVLGDTVKLASVDQFRDSMDNSKTVWEEVSGGQDIMRIGNTEMPSRAYVGRFNFKGVDQGKRVGELSGGERGRLHLAKLLQVGGNVLLLDEPTNDLDIETLRALENALLEFPGCAMVISHDRWFLDRIATHILDYQDEGNVEFFEGNFTEYEEYKKRTLGAEALEPHRIKYKRIAK
- a CDS encoding zinc-binding alcohol dehydrogenase family protein; the protein is MPIKAIAVDPKNPAAFIEIIPEKPTPGQYDLLVEVKAVSVNPVDTKVHAGLQKSGLQQPRILGWDASGVVVEVGSSVSGFKPGDEVWYAGDITRPGSNSTLQLIDSRITAHKPRSLNWAESAAMPLTALTAWEALFEHLKIQDAAPGKTLLIIGGAGGVGSLAIPFAAQRSQVKVIATASRPESAAWCLERGADLVVDYRDLKVNLAQQGIENVDYILCLNDTDGHWQAISDLIAPMGHICTIVENAQPLDQSALKLKSAALHWELMFTRSMFNTPDIAQQGEILKQVAQLLDEGKLSTTLSETMHGLTVPTLTAAHQKLLDGHMQGKLVIVY
- a CDS encoding OmpA family protein yields the protein MIQQTLKNRFSLLTMMFIALLALAGCQSKPQGLTPEQIALLQSQGFKLTDNGWEFGLSDKVLFGNNVGKLNPESTDTVQKMGRALMSVGITKFRLDGHTDNYGEDSYNDQLSLRRANAVADLLASVGIPRANIETRGMGKRDPVADNRTSSGRAENRRVAIVVTP
- the nadR gene encoding multifunctional transcriptional regulator/nicotinamide-nucleotide adenylyltransferase/ribosylnicotinamide kinase NadR translates to MRQFDYLKASIKQKNCTLQQVADASGMTKGYLSQLLNDKIKSPSAQKLEALHRYLGLEFPRREKKVGVVFGKFYPLHTGHIYLIQRACSQVDELHVILCHDEPRDRELFDNSSMSQQPTVSDRLRWLLQTFKYQKNIHIHSFDEQGIEPYPHGWNVWSDGVKAFLEQKAIVPSFIYSSEAQDAPRYREHLGIETILIDPERSFMNISGRQIRQDPFRYWDYIPTEVKPFFVRTVAILGGESSGKSTLVNKLANIFNTTSAWEYGRDYVFSHLGGDEMALQYSDYDKIALGQAQYVDFAVKYANKVAFIDTDFVTTQAFCKKYEGREHPFVQALIDEYRFDLVILLENNTPWVADGLRSLGNPNDRKAFQYLLEEMLRANNIEYVHVESSDYDERFLRCVELVKQLLAADASRLVGVAV
- the radA gene encoding DNA repair protein RadA — its product is MAKAAKRAFVCNECGADYPRWQGQCSACHAWNSITEVRLAAVSSSSRNERLSGYAGDAGISKVQKLSDISLEELPRFSTGFLEFDRVLGGGVVPGSAILIGGNPGAGKSTLLLQVLCKLSEQMKTLYVTGEESLQQVAMRAHRLGLPTGGLNMLSETSIEQICLIAEQEQPKLMVIDSIQVMHMADIQSSPGSVAQVRETAAYLTRFAKTRGVAIVMVGHVTKDGSLAGPKVLEHCIDCSVLLDGDADSRFRTLRSHKNRFGAVNELGVFAMTEQGLREVSNPSAIFLSRGDEVTSGSSVMVVWEGTRPLLVEIQALVDHSMMSNPRRVAVGLEQNRLAILLAVLHRHGGLQMSDQDVFVNVVGGVKVSETSADLALLMSLVSSLRDRPLPNDLVVFGEVGLAGEIRPVPSGQERISEAAKHGFKRAIVPHANVPKKPPANMQVFGVKKLADALDVLEQFY